The window AGCACCAATTAATGTGTGAAGTTCATCAATGAATAAGATAACATTACCTGCTTGGCGGATTTCATCCATCACTTTTTTCAAACGGTCTTCAAATTCCCCACGATATTTTGTACCAGCAACAACTGTACCCATATCTAGCGTCATCACACGTTTATCGCGTAGGATTTCCGGCACTTCATTTTGTACGATTTGCTGTGCAAGCCCTTCTGCAATAGCTGTTTTACCAACACCTGGCTCTCCAATTAGAACTGGGTTGTTTTTTGTACGACGAGCCAAGATTTCAATTACTCTTGTAATTTCTTTACTACGACCAATTACAGGGTCTAGTGTGCCTTCTCTTGCAATTTGCGTTAAGTCACGAGCTAGGCCATCTAGTGTTGGTGTACTAGCCGGAGCAGCTCCATTGTTTCCATTACCATGTGCTTGCTCTGTGCTTCCTAGTAATTGAAGTACTTGTTGACGAGCTTTGTTTAAACTAACTCCCGCATTATTTAGAACACGAGCTGCTACACCTTCTCCTTCACGGATAAGTGCAAGTAAAAGATGCTCAGTTCCAATGTATGAGTGACCTAATTTTCGTGACTCATCTACTGAAAGTTCAATTACCTTTTTCGCACGAGGTGTGTAGTTAACAATTGGTCCAACTTCTTCTTTACCTGCTCCTACTAGTTCCTCGATCCCTGCTTCGATTACTTTTAGGTCTACTTCTATTGCTTCTAATGCTTTAGCAGCTATTCCACTACCTTCTCGGATAAGACCAAGTAATATATGTTCTGTCCCTATGGACTCATGCTTTAAGCGAATAGCTTCTTCTTGTGCTAGTTGTAATACTTTTTGAGATCTTTGTGTAAAACGATTAAACATCATTCAGATTCCTCTCCTTTTGTTTTCTGTTTTTCTTCTTTTTGCAATCGTTCCCTTAACAGCTTCGCGCGAAACATATCCCGCTCGGAGGTGTTCAGTGAAGTTCCTGCATATTTTTGCAGAAATCCTGGTTGCATAAACACCATACATTCATTCAAGATAGACATATCAACATCTTCTATTAGTCCCATATCTATTCCTAATCGCACATCTGATAGGCACCTTGCCGCTTCATCTGTCGCCATAATACGAGCAAATGATAAAGTTCCTAAAGATCGATACAGTCGATCTTCTAGTGTATTGGCCGAATGCTTTAGAAGTGCATCTCGCGCTTCTCTTTCTTTTTGAATAATTTGTTCAGTAATACTTTGAAGATCGGCAAGTATGTCTTCTTCTGACTTACCAAGTGTGGTTTGGTTGGATACTTGATAAACATTACCGAGCGCTTCACTACCTTCTCCGTAAATTCCTCTTACTACCATTCCTAACCTTGAAATGATGGTAACAATTCTATTCATTTGTTTCGTCATCGTTAATGCGGGTAAATGCATCATTACAGATGCACGTAAACCAGTACCTGTATTGGTAGGACAACTTGTTAAATATCCAAACTGCTCGTCAAAAGCATAGGGTAATTCCTTATCTAATACACGATCTAACTCATCTGCCTGCGCATATGCTTCTTGGATTTGAAGCCCCGAAAAAAGGCATTGTATACGAATATGATCCTCTTCATTGACCATCACACTAACAGATTCATCATTTGATAATAAAACCGATCCGGTCATAGGTGAGTTAGCAAGCTTTGGACTGATTAAATGTTTTTCTACTAATACCTGGCGACTTAGTTCGGATACATCCTTTATATGGAAGGAAGAAAATTGCATATGCAGTTCGTCACTTGCGTCCAGTAAAGTGGCAGAAACAGATTGGTCAATTTTATGCGCCTCATCTTCTGTAAATGCTAAAGGAAAACGATAGCCATTCAGATTTCGAGCTAAACGTATTCTTGTACTCATAACAATATCCGAATGCTTTCCTTCCCCAGCCATCCAACTAGAAATTGAGTTGTCTAAAAAATGTTCAATTGACATCAGTTTGGTCACCTCCTGTAGAAAGTTGATTTTCCAAATCTCTGGCTTCATCTCTCAGCTTTGCGGCTTCCTCAAAACTTTCAGTGTCAATCGCATCTTTCATTTGAGAGCGAATCGCTTCTATACGTTTTTTTATAGCAATTTTTTCCCCTAGCGCACCTGGAGCCTTTCCAATATGCTTCGTATTTCCATTATGAAGTCTCTTAAATACATTAGGTAACTGTGGACGGAAACTGTTGTAGCAATTTGCGCAACCAAATTTCCCTTCGTCTAAAAACCGCTGAATTGACCAGCCACATTCATCGCATACTATCATGTTTTTTTGTTGTTTATGTTGCATTGGTTGTTGTTCTGTTTGACTAAACCAGTTCGATAATAGCTGATGTAGAGATAATGGGTCTTGTTTGTACTCTACATAAAACGGGTGGAGGCTATTTGCACAGACCTCACAATAATGTCTTTCAAAGTGTTCACCATTATGCACTTGGGTAACCGTTACTTTCGCTGGTCTTTGTTTACAATTTTCACAAATCACCTTTCAACACACCCCGTTCATTTTTCACTTTTTTCATATTTTAACGTTAATAACATGGCACATAATATACGTGATCGTAGTTCATCTCTTGCTGGTAGAGGAATGGCTAGAGTAGTTCGATTTAAAGCTGCTAAAATGAGTTTTGCTTCACGCTTAGAAATAACATCCTCGTCTATTAACCGAAAAACGATATCTTCCGTTACGGATTCAGAAGCCCCATTTTCTAGTGTTTGTATAATATGCTCTATTAAATCAGCCTTCGTATGAGCTCGAACGCGGAGGATTCGAATATATCCACCTCCACCTCGTTTACTTTCTACCAAGTATCCGCGATCTTGGGTAAATCGAGTATTGATTACATAATTTATTTGAGATGGGACGCACTGAAATTTTTCTGCAATTTCACTTCGCTTAATTTCAATTTGTTCCTTACTTCCTTCTTCTATAATAGCCTTCAAATAACCTTCAATTATGTCAGATATATTTTTCACCTTCTCACCTCTTCTCATAAACTGACTTTGACTAACTTTGACTATATTATAACTAGAATTTTTCGCATGTGCAATTGATACGATTTGCCCTTAAAAAGAAGAAAAAAACTACAAACAGTCGTTTGTAGTTTAGGATATATTAAAATGAATATTCTTATTCAATAAATCTTTTTTCCCTCGTATGTTAGTTGTGTTATATAGAAATCCGGTTCTATTTCAATATCCTCTAATTTCTTAAAATTATGTCTCTCATATAATGTGATTGCAGGTATATTTTTTGCACCAGTTGATACAACTACCTTTTTTTCGCTAGCTTTGACATTCAATAGATAAGTTAATAACTCCGATGCAATCCCTTTTCGAAAATGATTAGGATCTACTACAAGTCTACAAATATCAATTAGTTCATCTGTATCTTCATAAGAAATAAAACCCATCATTTTCGAGCCATCTAACTTCCCAAGAAATAGTTCTCTGGATTTCCTTATATCTTTTACAGTATCCAAAAGCTGTGGAATCCCATCAAACCCGATTAAATCAGCTTCTACTTTATATGCTGGTAATTGAATCGATAAAATGCTTTCCGCGACTTTTGCATCCTCGTTATTGACTAATTGAATCATCCTTTACCTCATATCTAAAATTAAATTTTCTTTTTATAATTATTTCGTTGAGATTTCGTAATTTGCTTCCATTTATTCGTTTCAGCTTTTTTAGCTACTGCATCATTTTTTCGATCGATATGTGCAAGTTCTCTCATTAGTTTTACATAGCTTTTATAGCGTTCTTGTTTAAGCGCACCCGTGTAAATAGCCTCTTGAATAGAACAGCCCGGCTCTTTTACATGCTGACAATCACGAAACCGGCACGCTAATGCAAGCTCTTCGATATCCTGAAAGCTAGCACTAACTCCATCACTCGTATCCCAAAGTTGAAACTCCCTCATACCAGGTGTATCGATTAATAAGCCACCTTCCGGTAACAGCGTTAGCTCTCTATGCGTGGTCGTATGACGTCCCTTACTATCATCTTCTCTTATATCATTTACAGTCATTACCTCTACGCCTGACAAGGCGTTAATCAAAGAAGATTTCCCAACTCCAGAAGATCCTAGAAGTGCGCCCGTTTTATGTGCTGCCAATAGATTTCCTAGACGATTAATACCCTCGCCTGTAACACTACTCACTGCAAATATGTCTACACCAAATGCAATAGCTTCCACTTCTTTTATATAATATTCTAGGTCATCACAGGCATCTTTTTTCGTTAACACCACAACAGGTGTCGCTCCTGAATCCCATGCAGCCAATAAATATCTCTCTAACCTACGGACATTGAAGTCATGATTGAGCGACATCACTAGAAATACATAATCAACGTTAACTGCAATCAGTTGAATCTCCGTCGTCAATCCCGCCATTTTCCTCGAGAACTGAGAGCTGCGAGGAAGCACTTCGTGAATGATTCCTTTTTCCTCGCCAGGCATTTGTTCAAGAACTACCCAGTCTCCAACTGCCGGAAATGCTTCCCTACCATGATCAAACTTAAATTTCCCAGAAAGTGAGCTTAGTAACTCCCCTTCGTTGGTCATGACTTTATATAAATTTTTATGTTCCAGTAGCACTCGACCCGCAATTCCATTACCCGCTATTTTTTCTTCCCAATTACTATTCCAACCATATTGTTCGATTAAATTCAATTTAACTTCCTCCTAATTTCCGTTTGAATAAAAGCACAAGCTGCACATTGATGGCAGCTATTGCTAGACAATAAAAAAACCATGACTGCACGAATCAGCAGTCATGGTTTCCCGGCCATTAGTAAAGAAGCATATATCTGGTTAGAGACATACAGAGTGGGACATCATGAACTTACTGATTCGTGGATACGTATATACATTTGCCATAATGCCTCACTCCTTTCTTTAAGTTATTTTCAGAATACTACAAGTATTAGCAATCCGTCAACATATAATTATGCAAGTTGCCATTTTGAATGTTGGTACTTTATAATACTGATGATTTTCGTTTCATGCGGACGCTTTACGCGGGCGAGGTCGAGGTCGAGCCTCCTCGGGACAGTATGATGCTAATTACAAATTGTCTACACACGTTTTGGAATTCTCAGCCTTCGTTTCTATGATTGCTCCCTGCGGGGTCAATAAAGCGAGTAGAAATCGACAAAAAAACCAGAAATAGAAGGCTTAAGTGCCTTTACACAAAATGAACAATCTTCTTTAAAAGTGATTTCTCCCTCAACAATATAATATAAAGAAGTCTATTAATTATAAAGATGACATGCCACAAAATGACCGGGCTCTTGCTCCTTCCAAGACGGTTTTTCTTCCGTACAAATGGACATAGCGTGTGCACATCTTGTACGAAACACACAACCAGAAGGTGGATTAATCGGGCTCGGTAGCTCTCCTTGCAATAGAATACGTTCCCGTGATTCCTCTATATCAGGGTCTGGAATTGGAATTGCTGATAACAAAGCCTTTGTATACGGGTGCAGTGGATCTTCATATAATTGGTTACTCGTGGTCAGTTCTACCATATGTCCCAGATACATGACCCCTATTCGGTCAGAGATATACTTGACCATCGACAAATCATGCGCAATAAACAAATAGGTAAGATTTTTTTCTTTTTGTAGCCGTTGGAGTAGCTTCACTACTTGCGCTTGAACCGACACATCTAAAGCAGAAATAGGCTCATCCGCTATGATAAACTCCGGATCTAATGCTAGTGCCCGAGCTATACCAATTCGTTGGCGTTGCCCTCCAGAAAATTCATGAGGATAGCGATTAGCATGGTCTCTGTTCAGTCCAACATCCTCTAGTAATTCATACACTCTTGCCTTTAACTCTTCCTTTTTATATAGTTTATGTATTTCCATCGGTTCTGCAATAATTTCAAACACAGTGGAACGGGGGTTTAAAGATGCATAAGGATCCTGGAAGATCATTTGCATCTTTTTCAAGTACCCTGTTCTTTCTTTGTCACTCATCTCATGCACATTTTTATCTTCAAACAGAACTTTTCCCTCTGTTCTATTGTACAATCCTAAAATAGTTCGACCTGCGGTGGATTTGCCACAACCTGATTCTCCTACTAAACCGAATGTTTCTCCTTTGATAATATCAAAACTTATCCCATCAACCGCCTTTAATGTCTCCCCATGTCCAATGTCAAAATGGCGTTTCAAATCTTGAACAGATAATAGAACTTTTTCCGTCATGTAAATCCCCCCTAAACGGCATATCTTCTAACTGCACAAATTTCCTTTTCTAGCTTAGATCCTGCTAGCACTAAAATTTCAACTGTTTTCCCAGTTGAATGCGAATGCAAAAGCTGTCCATTCCCATAATAAAACCCAACATGCCTAACAGGTCCAGTCCCTTCATCATTTGCAAAAAATAGTAAATCTCCCTTTTTCCAAAGAGAAGGATCTTGTATAGATATTCCTTCTCCCGTTTTTGCTTGGTCACTTGCATCTCTAGGAATTATATACCCACAAGCTTTCAACATATTGTACGAAAAACCCGAACAATCATAACCATATGGAGACATACCACCCCAAAGGTAAGGCAAGTCTAGATAATTTTCTCCTAAAGCAACTGCCTCTTCTGCAAATCTCTTTGGAAGCTGCTCCAAAGAAGGTGCAAATTGAGCATGTGTTTTCGATAATAACGCTTTACCATGCGGAGTATGAACGGTATAAAATACCTCATCCTCTGACATTATTGGTAGAATAGTATTAAAAGGTAAAACGAGTAACGGATTATGCTGTAAATCCCATAGCTGAGCTTTTGCAGACGAAACTCGAGCAATACCTTTAAAATCCACTTGCTCAGCCGGCTGTATTTGCGATAGCGGAATCCATCCTGGATAACCACGACTATCTTTTTTGGAGGGCTGCCAAATAGCAACAACTTTTGCCCATTCCCCTTCTATCGTCTCCACAAGCACTGGCTCTCCGTAAAGAATTTGCGTTTGCACACGGTTTTCATTACATAACGCTAGCCTTTCTTTGTATGGTAGTGCCTCAAGCCATTCCACCAATAACACAGGATTTGAGATCCCTGGGTCATCTATCTCTCTAGCAGAATTAGGTTCTGTCCAAATAGTTCCTACCTTTACAGCACAAACCCATTCTTTCGTTTCAACTGGCATTTTTTAGCCTCCTAATCCAAATTCACATGTACAATCCCTAATCCTGGTTCATTGGAAAACGTCATATTACTTTTTTCATAGATAACTCCACCGACTATTAAATCATTATCCAGCATCAAAGGTGCATCAAAATCGAAATATCGAATATTCGGCTGACTAGCAGCAAAATGAGCTGCAGCAGTAATGCCTAATTTCGTTTCAATCATACTGCCTACCATACATTCCACGCCATTCGCCTCTGCAAGTGTATTTATTTTTTGTGCGTGATAAATGCCCCCTGATTTCATTAGCTTTATATTGATCAAATCAGCAGCTCGCATTTTTAGAACTTGTTTAGCATCCTGTACAGAAAAAACACTTTCATCCGCCATAATTGGAGTATACGTATAATCGGTAACATACTTTAGCCCTTCTAGATCCCAAGAAGGCACTGGTTGCTCTACAAATTCGATGGATAGACCTGCATCCTCCATCAAACCGATTGCTTTTACCGCCTCTTTCGCGTTCCACCCTTGGTTAGCATCGAGTCTTAACTTTGGCGTCATTCCCACACGTTTTCGAATAGTACGAATACGTTCGATATCATCTTTTATTTCACCTATACCTACCTTGACCTTTAGAACTTCAAATCCATCCTTTATATACCGTTCCGCATCGTCCGCCATCTCGGTAGGGTCATTCACACTAACTGTAAAATCAGTTTCTAGCGTATCTCGATACCCTCCTAAAAACTGATATAAAGGAAGACCTGCATATTTAGCAAGTATGTCATGAATAGCCATGTCTACTGCAGCTTTAGCACTCGTATTTCTAACTAACGCTGTGTTTAGTTTCTGAAATACCTGCTCACTTTGTAAAATGTTCATACCAATTAACTGAGGAGCTATTATTTCGTTAATAGCGTATCGGATACTATCCATCGACTCTCCAGTAATAACATGTGTCGGTGGAGCCTCTCCATAACCGACTATTCCATCACTCATAGTAATAGTCACATACACCGAGTATGCCGTTGTCACTGTTCGTAAAGCAGTTTTAAAAGGTTTAGTCAGAGGAATCGCGACATCAAATGTTTCAATCGATTTTATATACAATCTTCTCTCCCCCTATTCCACTCCAGGTAAAATTGTTAGAGATAGGTTATTCGCATCCAATTCCGCTTCCATTCCAAGCGGAACTGCAAAATGAGGCTCGCAATGTCCTATTTTAAATCCTTTCACCGCAGGCTTACCTAATTTACCAATATAATGATCAAACACTTCGTCTAAAGACAAAGTAACCGGTCTTTTTTTAGGTTCTGCATCACTAAAATCTCCAATGACAAACCCAGCCGCTGCATCTAAAATACCAGCTTGGCGAAGTTGGTTAAGCATACCATCGACTTTGTAAGGCTCTTCCCCCACATCTTCTATAAAGAGAAGTTTTCCTTTTGTGTTTACCTCATATTTCGTGCCTACACCATTAGCTAGTAGTGATAAATTACCTCCTGTCAGCTCTCCTCTGATGACTCCGGGAGAAACTTGTGTCAAAGGAGAGATTGCTTCGGTATAATATAGCTCCATCGGATTAAACAACTGCTGAAACATTTTTTTGGATAGCTCGGAGAATGTATCCTTTCCCACATCCGAGGCTAACATTGGTCCATGAAAGGTAACGATATCGGAATATAGATTCATCCCTGTATGTAGAAAGGTAATATCGGAGTAACCCCAAAAAACTTTTGGATTCTCATGCATCAATTGAAAATCGACTTGATCTGTATAACGCGCAGAACCATAGCCTCCACCAGCACAAATAATTCCTGCGATATCCGGGTTAGCGAACATTTCATGTAAATCTTCTAAACGTTCCTCATCAGTACCAGCTAAATAACCATGTACATTATCTACACTTTTGCCTAGTTTATAAGACAAGCCAAGCTCCTCTAAAAAAGCAAAAGAACGCTTTAAGTTTTCTAAATTTGGTGGACTGGAAGGAGCAATAATTCCAATAGTATCTCCTTTTTGCAATCGTTTCGGACGAATTTTCATTTGTAATTTCTCCTTTATGATGAAAGCCTTGATAAACCAACTCACAGCAAATTTTAACATAGTTACTATGAAAGAAAAGGGCGGTACCAAAAGAGGCACCGCAGTCTTTCTATAATCGCTTGCTGCTATTCTTTGCTAGCCCATTTTAAATCCATATATCCAACTGGATGTCTTACGATTCCTGAGATTGTTGGTTTTTCAAGTGTTACTTGGTTGTAATAGTGAACTGGGAAAATAGGCATTTCATCCATTAATAACGCGTCTGCTTGGATAAGCATTTCCCAACGTTTAGCTTCGTCTGTTTCCTTTTTGATATCGGCAATTAGTTTATCAAATTCTGCATTTGACCAAGTCGTACGGTTCATAGAGGAACCTGTGATGAAGCTTTCTAATGCATTCACTGGATCTGCATAGTCAAATAAGAAGGAAGAACGAGACAATTGGTATTTAAACTCTTTTTGCTCGGTCGCAAATACACTTGCCTCTACGTTTTGTAGCGTTACATCTACTCCTAATACTTCTTTAAATTTACTTTGCAATGCTTCTGCTATTTTCTTATGAGTATCACTTGTAGAATAAGTTAATGTTACTTCAGGTAACTCTGTGTACCCCTCTTCTGCCATACCTTCTGCTAAAAGTGTTTTTGCTTTTTCTGCATCAAAACCTATAAGCTTACCTGCTGTTTCTCTGAATTCTTTACCATCTGGTCCTACAAATCCGTAAGGAATAAAGCCTTCTGCTGGTTTTTCACCATTTTTCGTTACAAACTCTACGATTTCTTGTTGATCAACCGCTAAACCAAAAGCCTGACGGATTTTTTTATTTGTGAAAGGCTCCTGGGAAACATTGAAACGGTAGAAATACAATCCCGCTTGGTCTTCATTTTTAAGCTCTGGGTCATTCAGTAACTGATCAGCCAACTCCGCTGGTACACCCGATACATCTAAATCCCCTGTTTCGTACATTTGGTATTCAGTATTGGAATCGTCTACCATAGCCCATTCTACTTTATCGAGCTTTACAGTATCCGCATCCCAATAATTTTCATTTTTTGCAAATGTAAAGCTTACATCATGCTCCCATGCTGTTAACTTGAACGGGCCATTCCCTACGAATGTATCTGCTTCTGTAAACCAAGTTGCATTCTCTGTCGCAACTTTCTCATTGACTGGGAAGAAACTTGGGTTTGTAATGATATTTAGGAATGCTTCTGTTGGAGCATTCAACTTCACTTCGAATACTTTTTCTTCCAATGCTTTAATAGCAACGTCCTCAGCTGCGCCTTCCCCACTATTATAGGCTTCAGCTCCATCAATGAAATACGCTAAAAATGCTGCAGGAGAAGCTGTTTCCGGATTTAACATATGCAACCATCCATAAACGAAATCACTTGCTAACACAGGCTCTCCATTAGACCATTTTGCATCGTCGCGAATTGTAAATGTATACGTTAGACCATCTTCTGTTACATCAATTTTTTCAGCTGTTGCAGGTTCTGCCACATGGTCCTTTGAAAGACGTACAAGTCCTTCCATTAGATTATTTAATGCATTCCAAGAAACCGCATCAAATCCTACAGATGGATCAAATGATGTTGGTTCAT is drawn from Psychrobacillus sp. INOP01 and contains these coding sequences:
- a CDS encoding protein arginine kinase, with product MSIEHFLDNSISSWMAGEGKHSDIVMSTRIRLARNLNGYRFPLAFTEDEAHKIDQSVSATLLDASDELHMQFSSFHIKDVSELSRQVLVEKHLISPKLANSPMTGSVLLSNDESVSVMVNEEDHIRIQCLFSGLQIQEAYAQADELDRVLDKELPYAFDEQFGYLTSCPTNTGTGLRASVMMHLPALTMTKQMNRIVTIISRLGMVVRGIYGEGSEALGNVYQVSNQTTLGKSEEDILADLQSITEQIIQKEREARDALLKHSANTLEDRLYRSLGTLSFARIMATDEAARCLSDVRLGIDMGLIEDVDMSILNECMVFMQPGFLQKYAGTSLNTSERDMFRAKLLRERLQKEEKQKTKGEESE
- a CDS encoding UvrB/UvrC motif-containing protein, which encodes MICENCKQRPAKVTVTQVHNGEHFERHYCEVCANSLHPFYVEYKQDPLSLHQLLSNWFSQTEQQPMQHKQQKNMIVCDECGWSIQRFLDEGKFGCANCYNSFRPQLPNVFKRLHNGNTKHIGKAPGALGEKIAIKKRIEAIRSQMKDAIDTESFEEAAKLRDEARDLENQLSTGGDQTDVN
- a CDS encoding CtsR family transcriptional regulator, whose protein sequence is MKNISDIIEGYLKAIIEEGSKEQIEIKRSEIAEKFQCVPSQINYVINTRFTQDRGYLVESKRGGGGYIRILRVRAHTKADLIEHIIQTLENGASESVTEDIVFRLIDEDVISKREAKLILAALNRTTLAIPLPARDELRSRILCAMLLTLKYEKSEK
- a CDS encoding N-acetyltransferase yields the protein MIQLVNNEDAKVAESILSIQLPAYKVEADLIGFDGIPQLLDTVKDIRKSRELFLGKLDGSKMMGFISYEDTDELIDICRLVVDPNHFRKGIASELLTYLLNVKASEKKVVVSTGAKNIPAITLYERHNFKKLEDIEIEPDFYITQLTYEGKKIY
- the rsgA gene encoding ribosome small subunit-dependent GTPase A gives rise to the protein MNLIEQYGWNSNWEEKIAGNGIAGRVLLEHKNLYKVMTNEGELLSSLSGKFKFDHGREAFPAVGDWVVLEQMPGEEKGIIHEVLPRSSQFSRKMAGLTTEIQLIAVNVDYVFLVMSLNHDFNVRRLERYLLAAWDSGATPVVVLTKKDACDDLEYYIKEVEAIAFGVDIFAVSSVTGEGINRLGNLLAAHKTGALLGSSGVGKSSLINALSGVEVMTVNDIREDDSKGRHTTTHRELTLLPEGGLLIDTPGMREFQLWDTSDGVSASFQDIEELALACRFRDCQHVKEPGCSIQEAIYTGALKQERYKSYVKLMRELAHIDRKNDAVAKKAETNKWKQITKSQRNNYKKKI
- a CDS encoding ABC transporter ATP-binding protein; translated protein: MTEKVLLSVQDLKRHFDIGHGETLKAVDGISFDIIKGETFGLVGESGCGKSTAGRTILGLYNRTEGKVLFEDKNVHEMSDKERTGYLKKMQMIFQDPYASLNPRSTVFEIIAEPMEIHKLYKKEELKARVYELLEDVGLNRDHANRYPHEFSGGQRQRIGIARALALDPEFIIADEPISALDVSVQAQVVKLLQRLQKEKNLTYLFIAHDLSMVKYISDRIGVMYLGHMVELTTSNQLYEDPLHPYTKALLSAIPIPDPDIEESRERILLQGELPSPINPPSGCVFRTRCAHAMSICTEEKPSWKEQEPGHFVACHLYN
- a CDS encoding C40 family peptidase codes for the protein MPVETKEWVCAVKVGTIWTEPNSAREIDDPGISNPVLLVEWLEALPYKERLALCNENRVQTQILYGEPVLVETIEGEWAKVVAIWQPSKKDSRGYPGWIPLSQIQPAEQVDFKGIARVSSAKAQLWDLQHNPLLVLPFNTILPIMSEDEVFYTVHTPHGKALLSKTHAQFAPSLEQLPKRFAEEAVALGENYLDLPYLWGGMSPYGYDCSGFSYNMLKACGYIIPRDASDQAKTGEGISIQDPSLWKKGDLLFFANDEGTGPVRHVGFYYGNGQLLHSHSTGKTVEILVLAGSKLEKEICAVRRYAV
- a CDS encoding dipeptide epimerase: MYIKSIETFDVAIPLTKPFKTALRTVTTAYSVYVTITMSDGIVGYGEAPPTHVITGESMDSIRYAINEIIAPQLIGMNILQSEQVFQKLNTALVRNTSAKAAVDMAIHDILAKYAGLPLYQFLGGYRDTLETDFTVSVNDPTEMADDAERYIKDGFEVLKVKVGIGEIKDDIERIRTIRKRVGMTPKLRLDANQGWNAKEAVKAIGLMEDAGLSIEFVEQPVPSWDLEGLKYVTDYTYTPIMADESVFSVQDAKQVLKMRAADLINIKLMKSGGIYHAQKINTLAEANGVECMVGSMIETKLGITAAAHFAASQPNIRYFDFDAPLMLDNDLIVGGVIYEKSNMTFSNEPGLGIVHVNLD
- a CDS encoding LD-carboxypeptidase, whose protein sequence is MKIRPKRLQKGDTIGIIAPSSPPNLENLKRSFAFLEELGLSYKLGKSVDNVHGYLAGTDEERLEDLHEMFANPDIAGIICAGGGYGSARYTDQVDFQLMHENPKVFWGYSDITFLHTGMNLYSDIVTFHGPMLASDVGKDTFSELSKKMFQQLFNPMELYYTEAISPLTQVSPGVIRGELTGGNLSLLANGVGTKYEVNTKGKLLFIEDVGEEPYKVDGMLNQLRQAGILDAAAGFVIGDFSDAEPKKRPVTLSLDEVFDHYIGKLGKPAVKGFKIGHCEPHFAVPLGMEAELDANNLSLTILPGVE
- a CDS encoding peptide ABC transporter substrate-binding protein, which produces MKKWLSLFVVALFVLVLSACTATKDAGETPETNTGNEGEEKETVVETETETEKVLKLNNGNEPTSFDPSVGFDAVSWNALNNLMEGLVRLSKDHVAEPATAEKIDVTEDGLTYTFTIRDDAKWSNGEPVLASDFVYGWLHMLNPETASPAAFLAYFIDGAEAYNSGEGAAEDVAIKALEEKVFEVKLNAPTEAFLNIITNPSFFPVNEKVATENATWFTEADTFVGNGPFKLTAWEHDVSFTFAKNENYWDADTVKLDKVEWAMVDDSNTEYQMYETGDLDVSGVPAELADQLLNDPELKNEDQAGLYFYRFNVSQEPFTNKKIRQAFGLAVDQQEIVEFVTKNGEKPAEGFIPYGFVGPDGKEFRETAGKLIGFDAEKAKTLLAEGMAEEGYTELPEVTLTYSTSDTHKKIAEALQSKFKEVLGVDVTLQNVEASVFATEQKEFKYQLSRSSFLFDYADPVNALESFITGSSMNRTTWSNAEFDKLIADIKKETDEAKRWEMLIQADALLMDEMPIFPVHYYNQVTLEKPTISGIVRHPVGYMDLKWASKE